In Catharus ustulatus isolate bCatUst1 chromosome 27, bCatUst1.pri.v2, whole genome shotgun sequence, the following are encoded in one genomic region:
- the CAMK2B gene encoding calcium/calmodulin-dependent protein kinase type II subunit beta isoform X7, producing MATTVPCTRFTDEYQLYEEIGKGAFSVVRRCVKLCTGHEYAAKIINTKKLSARDHQKLEREARICRLLKHSNIVRLHDSISEEGFHYLVFDLVTGGELFEDIVAREYYSEADASHCIQQILEAVLHCHQMGVVHRDLKPENLLLASKCKGAAVKLADFGLAIEVQGDQQAWFGFAGTPGYLSPEVLRKEAYGKPVDIWACGVILYILLVGYPPFWDEDQHKLYQQIKAGAYDFPSPEWDTVTPEAKNLINQMLTINPAKRITAHEALKHPWVCQRSTVASMMHRQETVECLKKFNARRKLKGAILTTMLATRNFSAAKSLLNKKADGVKPQTNSTKGSAGVTSPKGTLPPTALESSDSTNTTIEDEDTKARKQEIIKITEQLIEAVNNGDFEAYAKICDPGLTSFEPEALGNLVEGMDFHRFYFENLLSKNNKPIHTTILNPHVHVIGEDAACIAYIRLTQYIDAQGRPRTSQSEETRVWHRRDGKWQNVHFHGSGAPVAPLQ from the exons ATGGCCACCACCGTGCCCTGCACCCGTTTCACCGACGAGTACCAGCTCTACGAGGAGATCGGCAA gggAGCTTTCTCGGTCGTCCGGCGCTGCGTCAAGCTCTGCACTGGCCATGAGTACGCTGCTAAGATCATCAACACCAAAAAGCTCTCAGCCAGAG ACCACCAGAAGCTGGAGCGCGAGGCGCGCATCTGCCGGCTGCTCAAGCACTCCAATATTG TGCGGCTCCACGACAGCATCTCCGAGGAGGGGTTTCATTACCTCGTCTTTGACCT GGTGACAGGTGGCGAGCTCTTTGAGGACATCGTGGCACGGGAGTACTACAGTGAGGCTGATGCCAG CCACTGCATCCAGCAGATCCTGGAGGCTGTCCTGCACTGTCACCAGATGGGGGTGGTCCACAGGGACCTCAAG CCGGAAAACCTGCTCCTGGCCAGCAAGTgcaaaggagcagcagtgaaGCTGGCGGACTTCGGCCTTGCCATCGAGGTGCAGGGGGATCAGCAGGCCTGGTTCG gATTTGCAGGCACACCTGGCTACCTGTCCCCTGAGGTCCTGCGCAAAGAGGCCTATGGCAAACCGGTGGACATCTGGGCATGTG GGGTCATCCTGTACATCCTGCTGGTGGGCTACCCGCCGTTCTGGGACGAGGACCAGCACAAACTCTACCAACAAATCAAGGCCGGGGCCTACGAT tTCCCTTCACCTGAGTGGGACACAGTCACCCCCGAAGCGAAAAACCTCATCAATCAGATGCTGACCATCAACCCCGCCAAACGCATCACAGCCCACGAGGCCCTCAAGCACCCGTGGGTCTGC CAACGTTCTACTGTGGCCTCCATGATGCACAGGCAGGAGACAGTGGAGTGCTTGAAAAAGTTCAATGCCCGGAGGAAGCTCAAG GGTGCCATCCTCACCACCATGCTGGCCACCAGGAACTTCTCAG CAGCTAAGAGCTTACTGAACAAGAAGGCCGACGGCGTGAAG ccccagacCAACAGCACCAAAGGCAGTGCTGGCGTCACCAGCCCCAAGGGGACCCTCCCACCCACCGCTCTG GAGTCCTCCGACAGCACCAACACCACCATTGAGGACGAGGACACCAAAG CCCGCAAGCAGGAGATCATCAAGATCACGGAGCAGCTCATCGAGGCCGTCAACAACGGGGACTTCGAGGCCTACGC gaagaTCTGCGACCCGGGGCTCACCTCCTTTGAGCCCGAGGCACTGGGCAACCTGGTGGAGGGGATGGACTTCCACCGCTTCTACTTCGAGAACT TGCTCTCCAAGAACAACAAGCCGATCCACACGACCATCCTGAACCCGCACGTGCACGTCATCGGGGAGGACGCTGCCTGCATCGCCTACATCCGCCTCACCCAGTACATCGACGCGCAGGGCCGGCCCCGCACCAGCCAGTCCGAGGAGACCCGCGTGTGGCACCGCCGCGATGGCAAGTGGCAGAACGTCCACTTCCACGGTTCGGGGGCCCCCGTCGCCCCGCTGCAGTGA
- the CAMK2B gene encoding calcium/calmodulin-dependent protein kinase type II subunit beta isoform X5, whose amino-acid sequence MATTVPCTRFTDEYQLYEEIGKGAFSVVRRCVKLCTGHEYAAKIINTKKLSARDHQKLEREARICRLLKHSNIVRLHDSISEEGFHYLVFDLVTGGELFEDIVAREYYSEADASHCIQQILEAVLHCHQMGVVHRDLKPENLLLASKCKGAAVKLADFGLAIEVQGDQQAWFGFAGTPGYLSPEVLRKEAYGKPVDIWACGVILYILLVGYPPFWDEDQHKLYQQIKAGAYDFPSPEWDTVTPEAKNLINQMLTINPAKRITAHEALKHPWVCQRSTVASMMHRQETVECLKKFNARRKLKGAILTTMLATRNFSAAKSLLNKKADGVKPQTNSTKGSAGVTSPKGTLPPTALEPQTTVIHNPADGTKESSDSTNTTIEDEDTKARKQEIIKITEQLIEAVNNGDFEAYAKICDPGLTSFEPEALGNLVEGMDFHRFYFENLLSKNNKPIHTTILNPHVHVIGEDAACIAYIRLTQYIDAQGRPRTSQSEETRVWHRRDGKWQNVHFHGSGAPVAPLQ is encoded by the exons ATGGCCACCACCGTGCCCTGCACCCGTTTCACCGACGAGTACCAGCTCTACGAGGAGATCGGCAA gggAGCTTTCTCGGTCGTCCGGCGCTGCGTCAAGCTCTGCACTGGCCATGAGTACGCTGCTAAGATCATCAACACCAAAAAGCTCTCAGCCAGAG ACCACCAGAAGCTGGAGCGCGAGGCGCGCATCTGCCGGCTGCTCAAGCACTCCAATATTG TGCGGCTCCACGACAGCATCTCCGAGGAGGGGTTTCATTACCTCGTCTTTGACCT GGTGACAGGTGGCGAGCTCTTTGAGGACATCGTGGCACGGGAGTACTACAGTGAGGCTGATGCCAG CCACTGCATCCAGCAGATCCTGGAGGCTGTCCTGCACTGTCACCAGATGGGGGTGGTCCACAGGGACCTCAAG CCGGAAAACCTGCTCCTGGCCAGCAAGTgcaaaggagcagcagtgaaGCTGGCGGACTTCGGCCTTGCCATCGAGGTGCAGGGGGATCAGCAGGCCTGGTTCG gATTTGCAGGCACACCTGGCTACCTGTCCCCTGAGGTCCTGCGCAAAGAGGCCTATGGCAAACCGGTGGACATCTGGGCATGTG GGGTCATCCTGTACATCCTGCTGGTGGGCTACCCGCCGTTCTGGGACGAGGACCAGCACAAACTCTACCAACAAATCAAGGCCGGGGCCTACGAT tTCCCTTCACCTGAGTGGGACACAGTCACCCCCGAAGCGAAAAACCTCATCAATCAGATGCTGACCATCAACCCCGCCAAACGCATCACAGCCCACGAGGCCCTCAAGCACCCGTGGGTCTGC CAACGTTCTACTGTGGCCTCCATGATGCACAGGCAGGAGACAGTGGAGTGCTTGAAAAAGTTCAATGCCCGGAGGAAGCTCAAG GGTGCCATCCTCACCACCATGCTGGCCACCAGGAACTTCTCAG CAGCTAAGAGCTTACTGAACAAGAAGGCCGACGGCGTGAAG ccccagacCAACAGCACCAAAGGCAGTGCTGGCGTCACCAGCCCCAAGGGGACCCTCCCACCCACCGCTCTG GAGCCTCAAACTACTGTAATTCATAACCCCGCGGACGGCACCAAG GAGTCCTCCGACAGCACCAACACCACCATTGAGGACGAGGACACCAAAG CCCGCAAGCAGGAGATCATCAAGATCACGGAGCAGCTCATCGAGGCCGTCAACAACGGGGACTTCGAGGCCTACGC gaagaTCTGCGACCCGGGGCTCACCTCCTTTGAGCCCGAGGCACTGGGCAACCTGGTGGAGGGGATGGACTTCCACCGCTTCTACTTCGAGAACT TGCTCTCCAAGAACAACAAGCCGATCCACACGACCATCCTGAACCCGCACGTGCACGTCATCGGGGAGGACGCTGCCTGCATCGCCTACATCCGCCTCACCCAGTACATCGACGCGCAGGGCCGGCCCCGCACCAGCCAGTCCGAGGAGACCCGCGTGTGGCACCGCCGCGATGGCAAGTGGCAGAACGTCCACTTCCACGGTTCGGGGGCCCCCGTCGCCCCGCTGCAGTGA
- the CAMK2B gene encoding calcium/calmodulin-dependent protein kinase type II subunit beta isoform X4, whose translation MATTVPCTRFTDEYQLYEEIGKGAFSVVRRCVKLCTGHEYAAKIINTKKLSARDHQKLEREARICRLLKHSNIVRLHDSISEEGFHYLVFDLVTGGELFEDIVAREYYSEADASHCIQQILEAVLHCHQMGVVHRDLKPENLLLASKCKGAAVKLADFGLAIEVQGDQQAWFGFAGTPGYLSPEVLRKEAYGKPVDIWACGVILYILLVGYPPFWDEDQHKLYQQIKAGAYDFPSPEWDTVTPEAKNLINQMLTINPAKRITAHEALKHPWVCQRSTVASMMHRQETVECLKKFNARRKLKGAILTTMLATRNFSVGRQTTAPPTMSAAAAGAPLGLVEQAKSLLNKKADGVKPQTNSTKGSAGVTSPKGTLPPTALESSDSTNTTIEDEDTKARKQEIIKITEQLIEAVNNGDFEAYAKICDPGLTSFEPEALGNLVEGMDFHRFYFENLLSKNNKPIHTTILNPHVHVIGEDAACIAYIRLTQYIDAQGRPRTSQSEETRVWHRRDGKWQNVHFHGSGAPVAPLQ comes from the exons ATGGCCACCACCGTGCCCTGCACCCGTTTCACCGACGAGTACCAGCTCTACGAGGAGATCGGCAA gggAGCTTTCTCGGTCGTCCGGCGCTGCGTCAAGCTCTGCACTGGCCATGAGTACGCTGCTAAGATCATCAACACCAAAAAGCTCTCAGCCAGAG ACCACCAGAAGCTGGAGCGCGAGGCGCGCATCTGCCGGCTGCTCAAGCACTCCAATATTG TGCGGCTCCACGACAGCATCTCCGAGGAGGGGTTTCATTACCTCGTCTTTGACCT GGTGACAGGTGGCGAGCTCTTTGAGGACATCGTGGCACGGGAGTACTACAGTGAGGCTGATGCCAG CCACTGCATCCAGCAGATCCTGGAGGCTGTCCTGCACTGTCACCAGATGGGGGTGGTCCACAGGGACCTCAAG CCGGAAAACCTGCTCCTGGCCAGCAAGTgcaaaggagcagcagtgaaGCTGGCGGACTTCGGCCTTGCCATCGAGGTGCAGGGGGATCAGCAGGCCTGGTTCG gATTTGCAGGCACACCTGGCTACCTGTCCCCTGAGGTCCTGCGCAAAGAGGCCTATGGCAAACCGGTGGACATCTGGGCATGTG GGGTCATCCTGTACATCCTGCTGGTGGGCTACCCGCCGTTCTGGGACGAGGACCAGCACAAACTCTACCAACAAATCAAGGCCGGGGCCTACGAT tTCCCTTCACCTGAGTGGGACACAGTCACCCCCGAAGCGAAAAACCTCATCAATCAGATGCTGACCATCAACCCCGCCAAACGCATCACAGCCCACGAGGCCCTCAAGCACCCGTGGGTCTGC CAACGTTCTACTGTGGCCTCCATGATGCACAGGCAGGAGACAGTGGAGTGCTTGAAAAAGTTCAATGCCCGGAGGAAGCTCAAG GGTGCCATCCTCACCACCATGCTGGCCACCAGGAACTTCTCAG TGGGCAGACAGACCACCGCTCCTCCCACCATGTCGGCGGCCGCTGCCGGGGCCCCCCTGGGGCTGGTGGAACAAG CTAAGAGCTTACTGAACAAGAAGGCCGACGGCGTGAAG ccccagacCAACAGCACCAAAGGCAGTGCTGGCGTCACCAGCCCCAAGGGGACCCTCCCACCCACCGCTCTG GAGTCCTCCGACAGCACCAACACCACCATTGAGGACGAGGACACCAAAG CCCGCAAGCAGGAGATCATCAAGATCACGGAGCAGCTCATCGAGGCCGTCAACAACGGGGACTTCGAGGCCTACGC gaagaTCTGCGACCCGGGGCTCACCTCCTTTGAGCCCGAGGCACTGGGCAACCTGGTGGAGGGGATGGACTTCCACCGCTTCTACTTCGAGAACT TGCTCTCCAAGAACAACAAGCCGATCCACACGACCATCCTGAACCCGCACGTGCACGTCATCGGGGAGGACGCTGCCTGCATCGCCTACATCCGCCTCACCCAGTACATCGACGCGCAGGGCCGGCCCCGCACCAGCCAGTCCGAGGAGACCCGCGTGTGGCACCGCCGCGATGGCAAGTGGCAGAACGTCCACTTCCACGGTTCGGGGGCCCCCGTCGCCCCGCTGCAGTGA
- the CAMK2B gene encoding calcium/calmodulin-dependent protein kinase type II subunit beta isoform X9 translates to MSSLPAFLPPITLPLSRGSRSHCIQQILEAVLHCHQMGVVHRDLKPENLLLASKCKGAAVKLADFGLAIEVQGDQQAWFGFAGTPGYLSPEVLRKEAYGKPVDIWACGVILYILLVGYPPFWDEDQHKLYQQIKAGAYDFPSPEWDTVTPEAKNLINQMLTINPAKRITAHEALKHPWVCQRSTVASMMHRQETVECLKKFNARRKLKGAILTTMLATRNFSVGRQTTAPPTMSAAAAGAPLGLVEQAAKSLLNKKADGVKPQTNSTKGSAGVTSPKGTLPPTALEPQTTVIHNPADGTKESSDSTNTTIEDEDTKARKQEIIKITEQLIEAVNNGDFEAYAKICDPGLTSFEPEALGNLVEGMDFHRFYFENLLSKNNKPIHTTILNPHVHVIGEDAACIAYIRLTQYIDAQGRPRTSQSEETRVWHRRDGKWQNVHFHGSGAPVAPLQ, encoded by the exons ATGAGCTCTTTGCCCGCGTTCCTCCCACCCATCACTTTGCCCCTGAGCAGAGGGAGCCGCAG CCACTGCATCCAGCAGATCCTGGAGGCTGTCCTGCACTGTCACCAGATGGGGGTGGTCCACAGGGACCTCAAG CCGGAAAACCTGCTCCTGGCCAGCAAGTgcaaaggagcagcagtgaaGCTGGCGGACTTCGGCCTTGCCATCGAGGTGCAGGGGGATCAGCAGGCCTGGTTCG gATTTGCAGGCACACCTGGCTACCTGTCCCCTGAGGTCCTGCGCAAAGAGGCCTATGGCAAACCGGTGGACATCTGGGCATGTG GGGTCATCCTGTACATCCTGCTGGTGGGCTACCCGCCGTTCTGGGACGAGGACCAGCACAAACTCTACCAACAAATCAAGGCCGGGGCCTACGAT tTCCCTTCACCTGAGTGGGACACAGTCACCCCCGAAGCGAAAAACCTCATCAATCAGATGCTGACCATCAACCCCGCCAAACGCATCACAGCCCACGAGGCCCTCAAGCACCCGTGGGTCTGC CAACGTTCTACTGTGGCCTCCATGATGCACAGGCAGGAGACAGTGGAGTGCTTGAAAAAGTTCAATGCCCGGAGGAAGCTCAAG GGTGCCATCCTCACCACCATGCTGGCCACCAGGAACTTCTCAG TGGGCAGACAGACCACCGCTCCTCCCACCATGTCGGCGGCCGCTGCCGGGGCCCCCCTGGGGCTGGTGGAACAAG CAGCTAAGAGCTTACTGAACAAGAAGGCCGACGGCGTGAAG ccccagacCAACAGCACCAAAGGCAGTGCTGGCGTCACCAGCCCCAAGGGGACCCTCCCACCCACCGCTCTG GAGCCTCAAACTACTGTAATTCATAACCCCGCGGACGGCACCAAG GAGTCCTCCGACAGCACCAACACCACCATTGAGGACGAGGACACCAAAG CCCGCAAGCAGGAGATCATCAAGATCACGGAGCAGCTCATCGAGGCCGTCAACAACGGGGACTTCGAGGCCTACGC gaagaTCTGCGACCCGGGGCTCACCTCCTTTGAGCCCGAGGCACTGGGCAACCTGGTGGAGGGGATGGACTTCCACCGCTTCTACTTCGAGAACT TGCTCTCCAAGAACAACAAGCCGATCCACACGACCATCCTGAACCCGCACGTGCACGTCATCGGGGAGGACGCTGCCTGCATCGCCTACATCCGCCTCACCCAGTACATCGACGCGCAGGGCCGGCCCCGCACCAGCCAGTCCGAGGAGACCCGCGTGTGGCACCGCCGCGATGGCAAGTGGCAGAACGTCCACTTCCACGGTTCGGGGGCCCCCGTCGCCCCGCTGCAGTGA